One region of Flavobacterium sp. KACC 22763 genomic DNA includes:
- a CDS encoding c-type cytochrome, whose product MKKTILIGLFSAFSIAVFNSCTKTNSQTLASKAIEEGEEDEGYITIDTSQIPDDQFGESVRYGRELMMKTAYYIGPNGKNGQYLGNKMNCTNCHQDAGTKPHAFNLMSSHDNYPQYRGRENKVLTLAERVNNCIMRPHSGKPLPLDSKEMVAFLSYFKWISKFVPKDGKFKGAKNLEIEFPDVAASPERGKVLFAENCARCHGNNGEGVYNADKSGYTYPPLWGQYGYQPGSSMHRVIKQAQWLKSNMPYDKVQLGKPYLTDKQALDIAAYVNDDSQHTRPNPKTFDYPDKMGKPIDYAHSPFNDNFSEEQHKYGPYKPIIAYWKKQGWKAVY is encoded by the coding sequence ATGAAAAAAACAATTCTTATCGGACTTTTTTCAGCATTTTCAATAGCTGTTTTCAATTCCTGTACTAAAACCAATTCTCAAACTTTAGCTTCAAAAGCAATCGAAGAAGGAGAAGAAGATGAAGGTTACATCACAATTGATACTTCTCAAATTCCAGATGATCAATTTGGAGAATCGGTTCGCTATGGTAGAGAATTAATGATGAAAACGGCTTATTATATTGGTCCAAACGGAAAAAACGGACAATACTTAGGCAATAAAATGAACTGCACCAATTGTCACCAAGATGCGGGAACAAAACCTCATGCATTCAATTTAATGTCTTCGCATGACAATTATCCACAATATCGCGGGCGCGAAAACAAAGTACTTACTTTAGCAGAAAGAGTTAATAACTGCATTATGCGTCCGCATTCTGGAAAACCGCTTCCGTTGGATAGTAAAGAAATGGTGGCGTTTTTATCCTACTTTAAATGGATCAGTAAATTTGTTCCAAAAGACGGTAAGTTTAAAGGAGCTAAAAATTTAGAAATCGAATTTCCAGATGTTGCCGCAAGCCCAGAAAGAGGAAAAGTTTTATTTGCTGAAAACTGCGCAAGATGCCACGGAAATAATGGTGAAGGAGTTTATAATGCAGATAAATCAGGCTATACTTATCCTCCACTTTGGGGACAATACGGTTATCAGCCTGGTTCAAGCATGCACCGCGTGATCAAACAGGCACAATGGCTAAAAAGCAATATGCCTTATGATAAAGTTCAACTAGGAAAACCGTATCTTACAGACAAACAAGCGCTTGATATTGCAGCTTATGTAAATGACGATTCACAGCATACAAGACCAAATCCTAAAACATTTGATTATCCGGATAAAATGGGTAAACCTATCGATTATGCACACAGTCCGTTTAATGATAATTTCTCTGAAGAACAGCATAAGTATGGACCT
- a CDS encoding aryl-sulfate sulfotransferase gives MIKKIIVKGSFILVLLAFASCSKSQIISNINIGTHSNNELKIQIDVTTNDQAQVYAEYWSDKEGNQNKITSPISKSGLKHSLVLCNITPETKYSYQLVTVQDGNKQTSKVYNFKSRKLPEWLQKQFKANCPKPELLPENFKKGFMLLAKRETPGTAYIVDYKGNLRWYHTLEGTGFKVTHFTKDQTILSILGTNDEPTSYGSEILEINLQGDTLTHIKKGEGDLKQVLHHEIIKKSADEIVALTVEQKIIDLTSIGGKKQDTINGDGIVILNKKGKQLWKWSVFDDLDPFKDKDLIKTKKDWTHANSLSYDTDGNFLISFYNNGQIWKINSKTGKVIWKLGKGGTMKMAPDTNFSQAHAAHIDQEGSLLFFDNGVDIKQSSVFALKVDEKTNSVNLDFHIKLPKDIYNDRMGSAYMINKDLFLVCCSKRHITVLTNKKGVLLWALESEIPPYRTIFIPEEKLKPFLLN, from the coding sequence ATGATTAAAAAAATAATAGTAAAAGGAAGTTTTATTTTAGTCTTGCTGGCATTCGCTAGCTGTTCTAAAAGCCAAATTATCTCTAATATCAATATTGGCACTCATAGCAACAACGAATTGAAAATTCAGATCGATGTTACTACGAATGACCAAGCGCAGGTATATGCAGAATATTGGTCGGACAAAGAAGGAAATCAAAATAAAATAACCTCTCCTATTTCAAAATCTGGTCTTAAACACTCGCTGGTACTTTGCAACATCACTCCAGAAACTAAGTATAGTTATCAACTAGTTACAGTTCAAGACGGAAACAAACAAACTAGTAAAGTTTATAATTTCAAATCTAGAAAACTTCCAGAATGGCTTCAAAAACAATTCAAAGCCAATTGTCCGAAACCAGAATTGCTTCCTGAAAATTTCAAAAAAGGCTTTATGCTTTTAGCGAAAAGAGAAACTCCCGGAACGGCTTATATTGTAGATTACAAAGGAAATTTAAGATGGTACCATACGCTTGAAGGAACTGGATTTAAAGTTACTCATTTTACAAAAGACCAAACCATTCTTTCCATTTTAGGAACAAATGACGAACCAACAAGTTATGGAAGCGAAATTCTAGAAATTAACCTTCAAGGCGATACTTTAACTCACATCAAAAAAGGTGAAGGCGATTTGAAGCAAGTTCTTCATCACGAAATCATAAAAAAATCGGCTGACGAAATTGTCGCTTTAACTGTTGAACAAAAAATAATTGATTTAACTTCTATTGGAGGAAAAAAACAAGATACGATCAACGGAGACGGAATTGTAATCTTAAATAAAAAAGGAAAACAACTCTGGAAATGGAGTGTTTTTGATGACTTAGATCCGTTTAAAGATAAAGATTTAATAAAAACTAAAAAGGATTGGACACACGCCAACAGCTTGAGCTACGATACAGATGGAAACTTTTTAATTTCTTTCTACAACAATGGTCAGATTTGGAAAATCAATTCTAAAACAGGGAAAGTAATCTGGAAATTAGGAAAAGGGGGCACAATGAAAATGGCTCCGGACACCAATTTCTCTCAGGCGCATGCCGCACATATTGATCAAGAAGGAAGTTTATTGTTTTTTGACAATGGTGTCGATATAAAACAATCTTCTGTTTTTGCCTTAAAAGTAGATGAAAAAACTAATTCAGTAAATCTGGATTTTCATATAAAATTGCCAAAAGATATTTACAACGACCGAATGGGAAGTGCGTATATGATCAATAAAGACCTCTTTTTGGTTTGTTGTTCTAAAAGACATATTACCGTTTTAACCAATAAAAAAGGTGTTTTGTTATGGGCTTTAGAATCTGAAATTCCGCCATACAGAACCATCTTTATTCCTGAAGAAAAACTAAAACCTTTTCTTCTAAATTAA
- a CDS encoding RagB/SusD family nutrient uptake outer membrane protein, translating to MKKYTILLLLLAAGTQVSCNQDLDPTVYSSLTNTNGYQTKSDAIAAINSIYGRLKGPSVGDNFSYWATRHFALTDIATDLGHCQFGGDPGQLSLGTWNSANGLLREDWNAMYKLIANANNAIFNITPMGGITAAEKAQFIAEAKFLRCSAYMDLTDSWGPVILITEANLGNPGYLDQTPPSSVEEIDAFMIKELTEAADVLPVNYKNNDIYGTNDVGRATKGAALTLLAKLYLRSHDWQKVVTYTQKVMDLNEYQLYPSYLGLFKESNKWCSENIFSSLSDANTNGTELLNHFGPVDHPVVQNRWQYYTVNWDFYNTFGDEDERKQCFFPEFMGTDGLLHKQAPSLGAQPPAGELYMQDVSTKKYADDETTTYYDGHSVNILRYADVLLSRAEALNEISGPTQEAIDLINKVKGRSHAKLLVLSGQTQTSLRDAILQERGWELFYEGKRRADLIRMNKYDVLVNAYHLRVGEAALIKMPQNKYYTYPQSQVDLNPNLSNADRQ from the coding sequence ATGAAAAAATATACAATCTTATTACTTTTACTTGCCGCTGGAACACAAGTCTCTTGCAATCAGGATCTTGATCCCACGGTATATAGCAGCTTGACTAATACCAATGGGTATCAGACAAAGTCGGATGCTATTGCGGCTATCAATTCCATTTATGGAAGATTAAAAGGGCCATCTGTAGGCGATAACTTCTCGTATTGGGCTACAAGGCACTTTGCTTTGACTGATATTGCTACAGATTTAGGACACTGTCAATTTGGAGGAGATCCAGGACAATTATCATTGGGAACTTGGAATTCTGCAAACGGTCTTTTAAGAGAAGACTGGAACGCGATGTACAAATTGATTGCCAATGCAAACAACGCTATTTTCAACATTACACCAATGGGCGGTATTACAGCTGCAGAAAAAGCACAATTTATTGCAGAAGCTAAATTCTTAAGATGTTCTGCTTATATGGATTTGACAGACTCTTGGGGTCCTGTAATTCTAATTACAGAAGCAAACTTAGGAAACCCTGGGTATTTAGATCAAACTCCGCCTTCATCTGTTGAAGAAATCGATGCTTTTATGATTAAAGAATTAACTGAAGCTGCTGATGTACTTCCTGTTAATTACAAAAACAATGATATTTACGGTACAAATGATGTAGGACGTGCTACAAAAGGTGCAGCACTTACATTATTAGCAAAATTATACTTGAGAAGCCACGATTGGCAAAAAGTAGTTACCTATACTCAAAAAGTAATGGATTTAAACGAATACCAACTTTATCCTTCTTACTTAGGTTTGTTTAAAGAAAGTAACAAATGGTGCAGCGAAAACATCTTTTCTTCTTTAAGTGACGCCAACACAAACGGAACAGAGTTATTAAACCACTTTGGCCCTGTTGATCACCCTGTAGTTCAAAACAGATGGCAGTATTATACTGTAAACTGGGATTTCTACAACACTTTTGGTGATGAAGATGAGAGAAAACAATGCTTTTTCCCAGAATTTATGGGTACAGATGGTCTTCTTCATAAACAAGCACCTTCATTGGGAGCTCAGCCACCAGCTGGAGAATTATATATGCAAGACGTTTCTACAAAAAAATATGCTGATGATGAAACTACAACTTATTATGATGGCCATAGTGTAAATATCCTTCGTTATGCCGATGTTTTATTGAGCAGAGCTGAAGCCTTAAACGAAATCAGTGGACCAACTCAGGAAGCAATTGATCTTATCAATAAGGTCAAAGGAAGATCGCATGCTAAGCTTTTAGTTTTATCTGGCCAAACGCAAACTAGTTTAAGAGATGCTATTTTGCAAGAAAGAGGCTGGGAACTTTTCTATGAAGGAAAACGCCGTGCAGATTTGATCAGAATGAACAAATATGATGTTTTAGTAAATGCGTACCACCTTAGAGTTGGAGAGGCAGCTTTAATCAAAATGCCACAAAACAAATATTATACTTATCCACAAAGTCAGGTTGACCTTAATCCAAATTTAAGCAACGCCGACAGACAATAA
- a CDS encoding SusC/RagA family TonB-linked outer membrane protein, protein MKLLTQKKPRDFRLNNLSRKEIGITVLSLLVFTFQASAASSINISEKTNTALFFEKTVKGTVKDQNGMPLPGANVVVKGSTKGVQTDVDGSFVITVPDNATKLVITYIGMEDQEVSIGSSPLKIVMKEAGQKLDEVVIGYGKSKKKDLTGSVSSLSKDNLNLGGTVANVGQALQGRASGVQVQQNSYAPGTNPSVIIRGGNSINTSNAPLYVVDGFITSTGASISPNDIENIQILKDAASTAIYGARGGNGVILITTKKGKAGKMNVEAEISDGFQNIIKEPSLMTGQQYADYQNALNTENGRPPLFPSSFPVANTNWFDAATRTGEVLNRTLTFSGSDQTSKFFLSGNYLKQTGAIVNTDFERYSVRMGAEKKFNDKLNMGMNAYGAVAEGNNSDFGDNILSPMFSIQTAPPTIPIYNADGSYYKFQGKDNALALLLEPTDHIINRLVNGNMFLDYQIIKGLTYHFGAGAEWQENIEGKYTPSTLVAGAALKGSGSEENKTYFRWSTEQYLTYKFDIKEVHAITAMIGTSNQKDTYERVRAAGTGFSSDLLTYYNLQGASVYLKPETEKTETKLTSYFGRLNYAFNDKYLATFTIRKDGSSRFGPNNRFGIFPSGAVAWKISNESFMQNVKAVSELKLRASYGITGSDGIGDYAYMSRLSSWGVTIAPDEFVAGTEPANLANPNLKWEETAQTDIGLDLGLFNDKLSITFDYYKKRTTDALLNVPVGGWWGFGTQRINSGVIDNHGIELGISTTNFRTDKFTWTTSLNVAYNKQEIVSLADNVKIISTNTSNPSGVVSGQEFTRLEPGKEMGVLYGYKYAGVIKTGETYAPQPLSAPGDPKYVDIDGDGTITAKDRTYLGNTIPHYVAGFNNDFRYRNFDMNIFFQGAFDYSVYNMTAMVGESSTSTDALNRWVAGKNENTDIPRDGYYKSKYGSYVNSKFVEEASYLRLKNVSIGYTIPESALKTVKFIDNIRLYAIGQNLLTITNYSGNDPEVNGHSTNNLGGGIDFNSFPASRTFILGIKVAIH, encoded by the coding sequence ATGAAATTATTAACCCAAAAAAAGCCAAGAGATTTTCGGCTTAACAATTTATCCCGCAAAGAAATCGGAATAACAGTTCTCTCGTTATTAGTTTTTACATTTCAAGCTTCTGCAGCTTCTTCTATAAATATTTCTGAAAAAACCAATACAGCGCTGTTTTTTGAAAAAACTGTAAAAGGTACAGTAAAAGATCAGAACGGTATGCCTCTTCCAGGCGCCAATGTTGTGGTTAAAGGTAGCACGAAGGGCGTTCAGACTGATGTAGACGGAAGTTTTGTTATTACAGTTCCTGACAATGCAACAAAATTGGTGATTACTTACATTGGTATGGAAGATCAAGAAGTAAGCATTGGAAGTTCTCCTCTAAAAATTGTCATGAAAGAAGCTGGACAAAAATTAGACGAAGTTGTTATTGGATACGGAAAGTCTAAGAAAAAAGACCTTACGGGCTCTGTAAGTTCTCTTAGCAAAGACAATTTAAACTTAGGCGGAACGGTTGCAAACGTCGGACAAGCTCTTCAAGGACGTGCTTCTGGAGTACAGGTTCAGCAAAATAGTTATGCGCCAGGAACAAATCCGTCAGTAATAATTAGAGGAGGAAACTCTATCAATACTTCTAATGCTCCGTTGTATGTTGTTGACGGATTCATTACCAGTACTGGAGCTTCGATAAGCCCAAATGACATTGAAAACATTCAGATTCTTAAAGATGCCGCTTCTACAGCAATTTACGGTGCTCGTGGAGGAAATGGGGTAATTTTGATTACAACAAAAAAAGGAAAGGCTGGAAAAATGAATGTTGAGGCTGAGATTTCTGATGGTTTTCAAAATATCATAAAAGAGCCTTCTTTAATGACTGGACAGCAATATGCCGATTATCAGAATGCTCTTAATACTGAAAACGGACGACCACCACTTTTCCCTTCTAGTTTTCCTGTTGCCAACACTAACTGGTTTGACGCTGCAACTCGTACAGGAGAAGTGCTTAATAGAACGCTTACATTTAGCGGAAGTGACCAAACTTCAAAATTCTTTCTTTCTGGAAACTATTTAAAACAAACTGGAGCTATCGTAAACACTGATTTTGAAAGATACAGTGTGAGAATGGGAGCTGAGAAAAAATTCAACGATAAGCTGAACATGGGTATGAATGCTTATGGTGCTGTTGCTGAAGGAAATAATAGCGATTTTGGCGATAATATTTTATCTCCAATGTTCTCTATTCAGACTGCTCCTCCAACTATTCCAATTTACAATGCTGATGGTTCATACTATAAATTCCAAGGAAAAGACAATGCCTTAGCACTTTTACTGGAACCTACTGACCACATTATTAATAGATTGGTAAACGGAAACATGTTTTTAGATTATCAGATTATTAAAGGTTTAACATACCACTTTGGCGCTGGTGCTGAATGGCAGGAAAATATTGAAGGAAAATATACTCCTAGTACTTTAGTAGCTGGAGCTGCGTTAAAAGGTTCAGGTTCTGAGGAAAACAAAACCTATTTCAGATGGAGTACAGAACAGTATTTAACGTATAAATTTGACATTAAAGAAGTACATGCCATTACAGCAATGATTGGTACTTCTAACCAAAAAGATACATACGAGCGAGTAAGAGCGGCTGGAACAGGTTTCTCTAGCGACTTATTGACTTATTACAATCTGCAAGGTGCTTCAGTTTATTTAAAACCTGAAACGGAAAAAACAGAAACGAAATTGACTTCTTATTTTGGAAGGTTAAATTATGCATTCAACGATAAATACTTAGCCACTTTCACTATTAGAAAAGACGGTTCTTCTCGTTTTGGTCCAAACAATAGATTTGGTATTTTCCCTTCTGGAGCTGTTGCTTGGAAAATTTCTAACGAATCTTTTATGCAAAACGTAAAAGCAGTTTCTGAACTTAAATTGAGAGCGAGTTATGGTATTACAGGTAGCGATGGTATTGGGGATTATGCTTACATGAGCCGTTTGTCTTCTTGGGGTGTTACTATTGCTCCAGATGAATTTGTTGCAGGAACAGAACCAGCAAACCTAGCTAACCCAAATCTAAAATGGGAAGAAACAGCTCAAACTGATATCGGTTTAGATTTAGGTTTATTTAATGACAAGCTTTCTATTACATTCGATTACTACAAAAAAAGAACTACAGATGCTCTTTTAAATGTTCCTGTTGGAGGATGGTGGGGATTTGGCACTCAAAGAATTAACTCTGGAGTTATTGACAATCATGGTATTGAGTTAGGAATAAGCACTACGAACTTTAGAACGGATAAATTTACTTGGACTACTTCATTAAATGTAGCTTACAATAAACAAGAAATTGTATCTCTTGCTGATAACGTTAAAATTATTAGTACAAATACTTCTAACCCAAGTGGAGTAGTTTCTGGTCAAGAATTTACAAGATTGGAGCCTGGAAAAGAAATGGGAGTTTTATATGGTTATAAATATGCAGGAGTTATCAAAACAGGAGAAACTTACGCGCCTCAGCCTTTATCTGCACCTGGAGATCCTAAATATGTAGACATTGATGGCGATGGTACTATTACAGCAAAAGACAGAACCTATTTAGGAAATACTATTCCTCATTATGTAGCTGGTTTTAATAACGATTTCAGATATAGAAATTTTGATATGAATATCTTTTTCCAAGGCGCTTTTGATTATTCAGTTTACAATATGACTGCAATGGTGGGAGAGTCTTCTACAAGCACTGATGCATTAAATCGTTGGGTTGCTGGAAAAAATGAGAATACAGATATTCCGAGAGACGGATATTACAAAAGCAAATACGGAAGTTATGTGAATTCTAAATTTGTAGAAGAAGCTTCTTACTTACGTCTAAAAAATGTTTCTATCGGATATACAATTCCAGAAAGTGCATTAAAAACTGTGAAGTTTATTGACAACATCAGATTATATGCAATCGGACAAAATTTATTGACGATTACAAATTATTCTGGAAATGATCCTGAAGTAAATGGACACTCTACGAACAATTTAGGCGGTGGAATCGATTTTAACTCATTCCCAGCTTCGAGAACTTTTATACTTGGAATTAAAGTAGCAATTCACTAG
- a CDS encoding carbohydrate-binding family 9-like protein, producing MKEYHVQIIDKNQKSETQILDSFFWEKADCLTDFTSPWNNNSVLRIEFRALWDQENLYFNFRVFDTEVYIDRKDDSVDSICNSDRVELFFRSNDKLNPYYCLEIDPSTRLLDFYALPNKIFDYEWKWPENHIKLESSSDEVSFTVAGVISIASLEKLDLIHDNVIETGVYRAKFSKDKNGNYEPTWITWVDPNTVEPNFHIASSFGKFVLVK from the coding sequence TTGAAAGAATATCACGTACAAATAATAGATAAAAATCAAAAGAGTGAAACTCAGATTTTAGATTCCTTTTTTTGGGAAAAAGCAGATTGTCTAACCGATTTTACTTCTCCATGGAATAATAATTCGGTTTTAAGAATTGAATTTCGTGCGCTTTGGGATCAAGAAAACTTATATTTCAATTTTCGAGTTTTTGATACTGAAGTATATATTGATCGGAAAGATGATAGTGTAGATAGTATTTGTAATTCAGATCGGGTAGAGCTGTTTTTTAGAAGTAATGACAAACTGAATCCTTATTATTGCTTGGAAATTGATCCTTCGACAAGATTGCTAGATTTTTATGCTCTTCCAAATAAAATTTTTGATTACGAATGGAAATGGCCTGAAAATCATATTAAATTGGAATCTTCTTCAGATGAAGTTTCTTTTACAGTTGCAGGAGTAATTAGTATTGCATCTTTAGAAAAACTAGATTTAATACATGATAATGTTATTGAAACAGGAGTTTACAGAGCAAAATTTTCCAAAGATAAAAATGGCAACTACGAGCCAACCTGGATTACATGGGTAGATCCAAATACTGTAGAGCCAAATTTTCATATTGCCTCTTCTTTTGGAAAGTTTGTTTTGGTGAAATAA
- a CDS encoding LacI family DNA-binding transcriptional regulator: protein MDKKYTIKDIAQMAGVSKGTVDRVLHNRGKVSPAALEKINEVLNVIDYEPNLIARNLKSTKVYRICVLLPDPVFDPYWLPCVNGIQDAITEYKAYNVVIETHYFNPESTKSFLKVHETIITRSPDAVLLAPLFHKETVEIIKQYDELGIIVNTFNNQVESSSIKSFVGQDLYKSGRVAASLMNLILPKGQIAIIHIDESLKNAVHMQEKERGFRSYFEEKDLPDFSLTTLKLKYSNIETKLPAFINENPDLCGIFITTSKAYQIASTLFNLTDKKIALIGYDLIDKNVSFLNQGLVHFLIHQNQKRQAYLGVSTLVEHFLFRKDIPETILLPIDIINVENASFYVS from the coding sequence ATGGATAAAAAGTACACAATTAAGGATATAGCACAAATGGCTGGAGTTTCTAAAGGAACTGTAGACCGCGTGCTGCACAACAGAGGAAAAGTCTCTCCTGCTGCGCTCGAAAAAATCAATGAAGTTCTAAATGTAATTGATTACGAACCCAACTTAATTGCGCGAAATTTAAAAAGCACAAAAGTGTACCGCATTTGCGTTTTACTTCCAGATCCTGTATTTGACCCTTACTGGCTTCCATGTGTAAACGGAATTCAAGATGCAATAACAGAATATAAAGCTTATAATGTTGTCATCGAAACACATTATTTTAATCCAGAAAGCACAAAATCTTTCCTTAAAGTTCATGAAACTATTATAACTCGATCACCAGACGCTGTTTTATTAGCACCTCTTTTCCATAAAGAGACTGTAGAAATCATAAAACAATATGACGAACTGGGAATTATAGTAAACACTTTTAATAACCAGGTGGAATCTTCATCAATAAAAAGTTTTGTTGGACAGGATTTATACAAAAGCGGTCGTGTTGCCGCGAGTTTAATGAATTTAATTCTGCCGAAAGGCCAAATCGCAATTATCCATATTGACGAGAGTCTTAAAAACGCGGTTCACATGCAGGAAAAAGAACGAGGCTTTAGGAGTTATTTTGAAGAAAAAGATCTTCCCGATTTTTCTTTAACCACATTAAAACTGAAATATTCCAATATAGAAACTAAGCTACCCGCTTTTATAAATGAAAATCCAGATTTGTGCGGTATTTTCATCACCACTTCAAAAGCTTATCAAATTGCTTCTACTCTGTTTAATTTAACAGACAAAAAAATCGCCTTAATTGGTTATGATTTAATTGACAAAAACGTCAGCTTCTTAAATCAGGGGTTGGTTCATTTTTTAATCCATCAAAATCAAAAGAGACAGGCTTATTTAGGCGTCAGCACTTTAGTAGAGCACTTTTTATTCAGAAAAGATATTCCAGAAACTATTTTGCTTCCTATTGACATTATCAATGTAGAGAATGCTTCTTTTTATGTTAGTTAA
- a CDS encoding GHMP family kinase ATP-binding protein, translating into MKKITSLAPGRTCLFGDHQDYLGLPVIACAIDRSIKLIAKENQTDTFVLNMIDINEIRIIDIHETFEKLESRDYFASSLRVLRRYGCKPTSGYTITITGDIPINSGTSSSSALLMAWIRFLIEAFGIDHEVTPAFLSKLGYESEVLEHGEPGGMMDHFSIGVGNIVYINTKKPFSFDVIGTELKGLITGVSGVPKETIGLLGELKGNALMAIDLVKRNYPQFDLNASEIEDLDKYRNCLPDRLIPFFEAAVKNYHYTKEALKEFQKPVLDLKKIGALMNGHHEVLRDLLKITVPRIDAMVNAALKAGAYGAKIVGSGGGGSIVVIADPRNEDAVIKAILDAGAQEAYGVNVDPGVRIIDNIEN; encoded by the coding sequence GTGAAAAAAATTACATCATTAGCTCCCGGCCGAACTTGTCTGTTTGGTGATCATCAGGATTATTTAGGGTTGCCTGTCATTGCTTGTGCGATAGATCGAAGCATTAAATTAATAGCAAAAGAAAATCAGACTGACACATTTGTTCTGAATATGATTGATATTAATGAAATTAGGATCATCGATATACATGAGACTTTCGAAAAATTAGAATCTAGAGATTATTTTGCATCCTCATTGCGTGTCTTGCGCAGATATGGATGCAAACCAACTTCAGGTTACACAATTACAATTACTGGAGATATTCCGATTAATTCAGGTACATCGAGTTCATCGGCTTTATTGATGGCTTGGATTCGTTTTCTAATAGAAGCTTTTGGAATCGATCATGAAGTTACGCCTGCATTTCTCTCAAAATTAGGCTACGAGTCTGAAGTATTGGAGCATGGAGAACCTGGCGGGATGATGGATCATTTTAGTATTGGAGTTGGAAATATTGTTTACATTAATACTAAAAAGCCTTTTTCTTTTGATGTTATAGGAACAGAGCTGAAAGGATTGATTACTGGAGTTTCGGGTGTTCCAAAGGAAACTATCGGACTTCTTGGTGAGTTGAAAGGAAATGCTTTAATGGCGATTGATTTGGTTAAACGCAATTATCCGCAATTTGATTTGAATGCTTCGGAAATTGAAGATTTAGATAAATATAGAAATTGTCTCCCTGACCGTCTGATTCCATTTTTTGAAGCGGCTGTAAAAAATTACCATTATACAAAAGAAGCTTTAAAGGAATTTCAAAAGCCAGTTTTAGATCTAAAGAAGATTGGCGCTTTAATGAATGGTCATCATGAAGTTTTGCGTGATTTGCTGAAAATAACGGTTCCTAGAATTGATGCAATGGTCAATGCTGCATTGAAAGCAGGAGCATACGGAGCAAAAATCGTGGGCTCTGGCGGTGGCGGAAGTATCGTGGTAATTGCCGATCCTAGGAATGAAGATGCGGTTATTAAGGCAATTTTAGATGCAGGAGCACAAGAAGCGTATGGGGTAAATGTTGATCCAGGAGTACGAATTATTGATAATATTGAAAATTAA
- a CDS encoding sugar phosphate nucleotidyltransferase, which produces MHDSLVILAGGASSRMKKEAVTDNLSPEEIAQANERSKGLIGVGASGRPLLDYLLWNAKKAGYKNIYIIIGEQGELFKEFYGSKMKDNDFHGLNISFAIQYIPEGRVKPFGTADALFQAVEQYPELNSQFYSVCNSDNLYSAEALRALRETESPNAFISYDRDAMDFPLERISRFAIAKLDQNNQLLNILEKPTEEDLEQYKDSEGKIRVSMNAFKFNGKTLYIHLKNCPVHPERDEKELPTVLLNSVKENPQTTIGIPFSEHVPDLTAKEDIAEVKTYLAKYYPDLNWNNKN; this is translated from the coding sequence ATGCACGACAGTTTAGTGATTTTAGCCGGCGGAGCTTCTTCTCGTATGAAAAAAGAAGCGGTTACAGATAATTTATCTCCAGAAGAAATTGCGCAGGCCAACGAAAGAAGTAAAGGTTTAATTGGTGTTGGCGCAAGCGGAAGACCTCTTTTAGATTACCTTTTGTGGAATGCGAAAAAAGCAGGCTATAAAAACATCTATATTATAATAGGAGAACAAGGAGAGTTGTTTAAAGAGTTTTATGGCAGTAAAATGAAGGATAATGATTTTCACGGGCTTAATATTTCATTTGCGATTCAATATATTCCTGAAGGAAGAGTAAAGCCTTTTGGGACTGCAGATGCTTTGTTTCAGGCTGTAGAGCAATATCCAGAGTTGAATTCGCAATTTTATTCGGTTTGCAACAGTGATAATTTGTATTCTGCTGAAGCATTGCGCGCTTTGAGAGAAACTGAAAGTCCAAATGCTTTTATTAGTTATGATCGTGATGCAATGGATTTCCCGTTAGAGCGTATTTCTCGTTTTGCCATTGCCAAATTAGATCAAAACAATCAGCTGTTGAATATTTTGGAAAAGCCTACAGAAGAAGATTTGGAGCAATATAAAGATTCAGAAGGTAAGATTCGTGTCAGTATGAATGCTTTTAAGTTTAACGGCAAGACCTTATATATACATCTTAAAAATTGCCCTGTTCATCCAGAACGTGATGAAAAGGAGCTTCCAACGGTTCTTTTGAACTCAGTTAAAGAAAATCCGCAAACTACTATCGGAATTCCGTTTTCTGAGCACGTACCAGACTTAACAGCTAAAGAAGATATTGCCGAAGTAAAAACATATTTAGCAAAATATTATCCTGATTTAAATTGGAATAATAAAAATTAA